In a single window of the Arachis hypogaea cultivar Tifrunner chromosome 6, arahy.Tifrunner.gnm2.J5K5, whole genome shotgun sequence genome:
- the LOC112755841 gene encoding probable small nuclear ribonucleoprotein G produces the protein MSRSGQPPDLKKYMDKKLQIKLNANRMIVGTLRGFDQFMNLVVDNTVEVNGNEKNEIGMVVIRGNSVVTVEALEPVNRG, from the exons ATGAGCAGATCAGGGCAGCCACCGGATTTGAAGAA GTACATGGACAAGAAGCTTCAGA TTAAGCTTAATGCAAACAGGATGATTGTTGGTACCCTCAGGGGTTTTGACCAGTTTATGAACTTAGTTGTTGACAACACTGTTGAAGTCAATggcaatgaaaagaatgaaatagGGATGGTG GTAATTAGAGGAAACAGTGTGGTTACTGTTGAAGCACTTGAACCTGTCAACAGGGGCTGA
- the LOC112755840 gene encoding uncharacterized protein, whose translation MDKGKGVMGSNARRWAVDFSDNSTSPSSRDVPDPPGFSRASIDQDDSTLSRQKKDAESNWKSQKAWEVAQAPFKNLLMMGFMMWMAGSTVHLFSIGITFSALWQPISALQSVGKIFEPYKDSRVELLGPKLLFIALNLGGLALGVWKLNALGLLPTHTSDWVSSLPPAQEVEYSGGGLNLR comes from the exons ATGGATAAAGGAAAGGGAGTCATGGGATCCAATGCTCGGAGATGGGCCGTTGACTTCTCCGACAATTCAACCTCTCCTTCCTCTCGCGACGTTCCTGATCCTCCCGGTTTCTCTCGTGCTTCCATCGATCag GACGATTCAACCCTCAGTCGCCAGAAGAAGGATGCTGAATCAAACTGGAAATCACAG AAAGCTTGGGAAGTAGCACAAGCCCCTTTCAAGAACTTGCTAATGATGGGGTTTATGATGTGGATGGCTGGAAGTACAGTGCACCTGTTCAGCATTGGTATCACCTTCTCAGCTCTTTGGCAGCCTATCAGTGCCTTGCAAAGCGTTGGCAAGA TTTTTGAGCCTTACAAAGACAGTAGAGTGGAGCTTCTTGGACCTAAGTTGTTATTCATAGCCCTTAATTTGGGTGGCTTGGCACTAGGTGTTTGGAAG CTCAATGCATTGGGGCTTCTTCCTACGCACACATCAGACTGGGTCTCATCCTTACCTCCTGCTCAG GAAGTGGAGTATTCAGGTGGGGGTCTTAATTTGCGTTGA